The segment GTGGAGGCCTCGGCAGCGGCCATGGCGGACTACTTCGGGCGGCCCGGCGCCGGTGCCGAGCTCGCCGCCGAGCTCCTGGAACGAGTCCGCAAGGAGCTGGCCGCGGGAGCCGCCGCCCTCCCCGGAGCAGCGGAGCTGGTGCGCGCCTGCCGGGCGGCCGTGCCCATAGCCGTCGCCAGCAACAGCCCCCGGGAACTGCTGGACACGGCACTGGAATCGGCGGGCCTCGCCGTTCACTTCACGCACACGTTCGCCGCCGACGAGGTAGCCTCCCCCAAGCCCGCACCGGACCTCTATCTGATGGCATGCGAGGCACTCGGTGCGGCCCCGCAGCGCTCTGTCGCCTTCGAGGACTCGGCCACCGGCATCGCTGCGGCCCGTGCCGCCGGACTGCACGTCGCGGTCGTACCGTCCCTCCCGGGAGCCGACCTCGACCACGACTGGCTGGGCACCGGCCTGGATGACCACCAACTGAAGGGTTGGGCACGGGCGTTGGGGGATGGCGCCAGCCGCTGAAGCACCCTCTTCGCGCGCACGGACCGGGCCGAGGGGGGTGTGAGTGTGTCCCACGCACACCAGCGGATTCTCCTCGTCGAGTCCGTCCTGCGATCCTCTGCCAGAATCGCCTCATGGCTGAACGCGAGAGCGACCGCGGATACCTTCTGGACAACCAACAGTCGGAGGCGGGAATCCGCTTCGGCGCGCTCTCCGAGTTGTTCGACCCCGTGACGTTCCGCCATATCGACCGGCTCGGAATCGGTGCCGGCATGCGGTGTTGGGAGGTCGGCGCCGGCGGTCCCTCCGTGCCCCTCGGGCTCGCCGAGCGGGTCGGTCCGACGGGCACGGTGCTCGCCACCGATATCGATGTGTCCTGGACCTGCGATATCGCCGACGGTGTGATCGAGGTGCGCTCCCACGACGTGGCGGCCGA is part of the Streptomyces platensis genome and harbors:
- a CDS encoding HAD family hydrolase, with the protein product MRSLPTSAEAVVFDCDGLLVNTEVCWTIAEAAIFAAHGHSFGPEQKALVIGRTVEASAAAMADYFGRPGAGAELAAELLERVRKELAAGAAALPGAAELVRACRAAVPIAVASNSPRELLDTALESAGLAVHFTHTFAADEVASPKPAPDLYLMACEALGAAPQRSVAFEDSATGIAAARAAGLHVAVVPSLPGADLDHDWLGTGLDDHQLKGWARALGDGASR